In Flavobacterium cerinum, one genomic interval encodes:
- a CDS encoding KpsF/GutQ family sugar-phosphate isomerase, with product MSTIESILATARKTIQSESESIANLIHYLDEDFAKAVNIIYNSNGRLVVTGIGKSAIIATKIVATLNSTGTPSMFLHAAEAIHGDLGMVQPGDVVICISKSGNSPEIKVLVPLLKRFGNTLIGMTASKSSFLAKESDYVLNAYVEAEACPNNLAPTNSTTAQLVLGDALAVCLMELRNFKSEDFAKYHPGGALGKKLLLRVSDMLDNTHKPFVTPDASIKNVIMEISEKRLGVTAVVENDKIVGIITDGDIRRMLNSRDTFNDLSAKDIMTKNPKMVKSTDMVVDAFNIMENNSITQLVVANEGQYIGIIHIHDILKEGII from the coding sequence TTGAGCACAATCGAAAGCATTTTGGCTACAGCCAGAAAAACAATACAATCTGAAAGTGAGAGCATTGCAAACTTGATTCACTACCTTGACGAGGATTTTGCAAAAGCCGTAAATATCATCTATAACAGCAATGGACGATTGGTCGTTACCGGTATCGGAAAAAGCGCCATTATTGCCACTAAAATAGTAGCTACATTAAACTCTACAGGCACTCCATCTATGTTCCTGCATGCCGCCGAAGCGATTCATGGTGATTTGGGTATGGTACAACCCGGCGATGTGGTAATTTGTATTTCCAAAAGCGGAAATAGTCCGGAGATAAAAGTTCTTGTTCCGTTGTTAAAACGTTTCGGAAATACGCTTATCGGAATGACTGCAAGTAAGTCGTCTTTCCTGGCCAAAGAATCGGATTATGTTTTAAATGCCTATGTTGAAGCAGAAGCTTGTCCGAACAATCTGGCACCAACTAACAGTACAACCGCACAGCTTGTTTTAGGTGATGCGCTAGCTGTTTGTTTGATGGAACTTCGCAATTTTAAAAGTGAAGATTTCGCCAAATATCATCCCGGCGGTGCTTTGGGCAAAAAACTATTGTTACGCGTGAGCGATATGCTTGACAATACGCACAAGCCTTTCGTTACTCCGGATGCCAGTATTAAAAACGTGATTATGGAAATTTCCGAAAAGCGTTTAGGTGTAACAGCTGTTGTTGAAAATGACAAAATCGTCGGTATCATTACAGACGGTGATATCCGTAGAATGCTGAACAGCAGAGACACTTTCAACGACTTGTCTGCCAAAGACATTATGACTAAAAATCCGAAAATGGTCAAATCCACCGATATGGTAGTTGACGCCTTCAACATCATGGAAAACAATTCCATTACACAGCTCGTTGTAGCTAATGAAGGGCAATATATCGGTATTATACATATTCATGACATTCTAAAAGAAGGCATTATCTAA
- the recQ gene encoding DNA helicase RecQ, with translation MKLTEIDLHKELKKYFGFNQFKGLQEDVVRSIITGNNTFVIMPTGGGKSLCYQLPALVLDGTAIVVSPLIALMKNQVDAIRSLSSEAGVAHVLNSSLTKTEINQVKKDITSGLTKLLYVAPESLTKEEYVHFLREVPLSFVAIDEAHCISEWGHDFRPEYRNLRNIIKQLGDVPVIGLTATATPKVQEDILKNLDMSDANTFKASFNRPNLFYEVRTKTKNVESDIIRFIKQHKGKSGVIYCLSRKKVEEIAQVLQVNGVSAVPYHAGLDAKTRAKHQDMFLMEDVEVVVATIAFGMGIDKPDVRYVIHHDIPKSLESYYQETGRAGRDGGEGHCIAYYSYKDIEKLEKFMSGKPVAEQEIGFALLQEVVAYAETSMSRRKFLLHYFGEEFDDVNGEGADMDDNVRNPKKKIEAQDQVVTLLETVRDTKQLYKSKEIIFTLIGKINATIKAHRTDAQPFFGKGQHFEEKYWMALIRQVLVDGLLSKDIETYGVLKLTPKGETFIKKPSSFMMSEDHEYSEADDEAVVTASKSTGTADEALMGMLKDLRKKVAKKIGVPPFVVFQDPSLEDMSLKYPINLEELSNVHGVGEGKAKKYGKEFVELIARYVEDNDIVRPDDLVVKSTGANSALKLYIIQNIDRKLSLNDIAAAKGLDMDALLKEMEQIVYSGTKLNIKYWIDEILDDDQQEEIHDYFMESESDNIKDALKEFDGDYDTEELRLMRIKFISEVAN, from the coding sequence ATGAAACTAACCGAAATTGACTTACACAAAGAGTTAAAAAAGTATTTTGGTTTTAACCAATTCAAAGGTTTACAGGAGGACGTTGTTCGAAGCATTATTACAGGTAATAACACTTTTGTTATCATGCCTACCGGTGGTGGAAAATCCCTATGTTACCAACTACCGGCATTGGTGTTAGACGGTACGGCAATTGTTGTTTCTCCGTTGATTGCTTTAATGAAGAATCAGGTCGATGCGATCAGAAGTTTATCTTCTGAAGCGGGCGTTGCCCACGTATTGAACTCTTCATTGACTAAAACAGAAATTAATCAGGTAAAAAAAGACATTACTTCAGGTCTGACGAAATTGCTATATGTAGCACCGGAGTCGCTGACAAAAGAAGAATATGTGCATTTTTTACGGGAAGTACCTCTGTCTTTTGTCGCGATTGACGAAGCACACTGTATCTCGGAATGGGGACATGATTTCCGTCCGGAATACCGAAACCTAAGAAATATCATCAAGCAGCTAGGCGATGTTCCGGTTATCGGACTAACAGCTACAGCTACCCCTAAAGTGCAAGAGGATATTTTGAAAAACCTGGATATGTCGGATGCTAATACTTTTAAAGCATCCTTTAACCGTCCCAATTTGTTTTATGAAGTACGAACAAAAACGAAAAATGTCGAGTCGGATATTATTCGTTTTATCAAACAACATAAAGGAAAATCAGGTGTTATCTATTGCCTGAGCCGAAAGAAAGTGGAAGAAATTGCACAGGTACTTCAAGTAAACGGAGTAAGTGCTGTTCCTTATCACGCCGGACTGGATGCGAAAACCAGAGCCAAACATCAGGATATGTTCCTTATGGAAGATGTTGAAGTAGTAGTAGCAACTATTGCTTTTGGTATGGGTATTGATAAACCGGATGTACGCTATGTGATCCATCACGATATACCAAAATCGCTGGAAAGTTACTATCAGGAAACCGGAAGAGCCGGACGTGATGGAGGCGAAGGACATTGTATCGCATACTACTCGTATAAAGACATTGAAAAACTCGAGAAATTCATGTCGGGTAAACCTGTTGCCGAACAGGAAATCGGTTTTGCATTGCTACAGGAAGTTGTAGCTTATGCGGAAACGTCAATGTCGCGTCGTAAATTCCTGTTGCATTACTTCGGTGAAGAATTTGACGATGTTAACGGTGAAGGTGCCGATATGGATGATAATGTTCGGAATCCGAAAAAGAAAATCGAAGCGCAGGATCAGGTGGTCACTTTGCTGGAAACAGTGCGTGATACCAAACAATTATACAAGTCCAAAGAAATTATATTTACGCTGATCGGTAAAATCAATGCGACGATTAAAGCGCATAGAACGGATGCACAACCCTTTTTCGGAAAAGGTCAGCACTTTGAAGAAAAATACTGGATGGCATTGATTCGTCAGGTTTTAGTGGATGGTCTTTTGTCTAAAGATATCGAGACGTATGGTGTTTTAAAGCTGACGCCAAAAGGAGAGACATTTATTAAAAAACCGAGCTCCTTTATGATGTCGGAAGATCATGAGTATAGTGAAGCGGATGATGAAGCGGTTGTAACGGCGTCTAAATCGACAGGAACGGCTGATGAAGCGCTGATGGGAATGTTGAAAGACTTGCGTAAAAAAGTAGCGAAAAAAATCGGTGTTCCGCCATTTGTAGTGTTTCAGGATCCTTCTCTGGAAGATATGTCGCTTAAATACCCGATTAACCTGGAAGAACTAAGTAATGTTCACGGGGTTGGTGAAGGTAAAGCTAAAAAATACGGAAAAGAATTTGTTGAGCTTATCGCCCGATATGTGGAAGATAATGATATTGTTCGGCCGGATGATCTGGTTGTGAAATCAACAGGGGCAAACTCGGCGTTAAAACTGTATATTATCCAGAATATCGATAGAAAACTATCGCTTAACGATATCGCAGCAGCGAAAGGTTTGGATATGGATGCGCTACTGAAAGAAATGGAGCAAATCGTATATTCCGGAACCAAATTAAATATCAAATACTGGATTGACGAAATATTGGATGATGATCAACAAGAAGAAATCCATGATTATTTTATGGAATCGGAATCAGATAATATTAAAGATGCCTTAAAAGAATTTGATGGCGATTATGATACGGAAGAATTACGTCTGATGCGAATCAAATTTATAAGCGAAGTCGCTAATTAA
- a CDS encoding NAD(P)/FAD-dependent oxidoreductase, producing MPREIQIQVTPDVAASQELLQEYIAKLVQTNSSDIQHVSILKRSIDARQRSVKINLKVAVYFRDENFTELKIDLPDYKNVANAQEVIVIGAGPAGLFAALQLIELGLKPVVIERGRDVRGRRRDLKAINRDHVVDEDSNYCFGEGGAGTYSDGKLYTRSKKRGDVNRILELLVAYGASPDILVEAHPHIGTNKLPKIIQDIREKIIECGGVVLFETRVNDILVKNNEVYGVETHTGEQILAQKIILATGHSARDIFELLDRKKILIEAKPFALGVRAEHPQSLIDSIQYSCDFRGEFLPPAPYSIVKQVNGRGMYSFCMCPGGVIAPCATSPGEVVTNGWSPSKRDQETANSGIVVELKLEDFKPFAKFGALAGMEFQKAIEQKAWHLAGETQKVPAQRMVDFTQQKISTSIPKTSYVPGTTSVELGQVFPGFLTQIMREGFVAFGKSMNGYLTNEAILHAPESRTSSPVRIPRDNYTLEHLQIKGLYPCGEGAGYAGGIISAAIDGEKCAQKAAESIVS from the coding sequence ATGCCAAGAGAAATACAAATACAGGTTACTCCGGATGTAGCAGCCAGCCAGGAATTATTACAGGAATATATTGCAAAACTGGTGCAAACGAACAGCTCGGATATTCAACATGTTTCAATATTGAAACGTTCTATTGATGCCCGCCAGCGATCGGTGAAAATCAATCTGAAAGTAGCGGTTTATTTCCGGGATGAAAATTTTACGGAGTTAAAGATCGATCTTCCGGATTATAAAAATGTAGCGAATGCGCAGGAAGTAATTGTTATAGGTGCCGGACCGGCCGGACTTTTTGCTGCACTGCAGTTAATCGAACTCGGATTAAAGCCTGTTGTGATAGAAAGGGGAAGAGATGTTCGCGGTCGACGCAGGGATTTAAAAGCGATTAACCGGGATCATGTTGTTGATGAAGATTCGAACTATTGTTTCGGGGAAGGTGGTGCCGGTACGTATTCAGACGGAAAACTGTATACCCGTTCCAAAAAGAGGGGTGATGTTAATCGTATTCTCGAATTATTAGTGGCTTATGGTGCTTCTCCGGATATATTGGTAGAAGCGCATCCGCATATCGGAACAAATAAATTACCGAAAATTATACAGGATATCCGGGAGAAAATTATTGAATGTGGAGGAGTAGTGCTATTTGAAACCCGGGTAAATGATATTTTGGTTAAAAATAATGAAGTATACGGAGTCGAAACGCATACCGGAGAACAGATTTTGGCGCAAAAAATCATATTGGCTACCGGACATTCGGCCCGGGATATTTTTGAATTACTGGATCGAAAAAAAATACTGATTGAAGCAAAACCTTTTGCATTAGGCGTTCGGGCTGAACATCCGCAATCGTTAATTGATAGTATTCAATATTCTTGTGATTTCAGAGGCGAATTTTTACCGCCTGCACCGTATTCAATCGTAAAACAGGTAAACGGAAGAGGAATGTATTCGTTTTGTATGTGTCCGGGTGGTGTTATTGCACCTTGTGCTACGAGTCCCGGTGAAGTGGTGACTAACGGATGGTCGCCTTCTAAGAGGGATCAGGAAACGGCTAATTCCGGTATTGTGGTGGAATTAAAACTCGAAGATTTTAAACCGTTTGCTAAATTCGGCGCATTAGCCGGAATGGAATTCCAAAAAGCGATCGAGCAAAAAGCATGGCATCTGGCCGGAGAAACGCAGAAAGTGCCGGCGCAACGAATGGTTGACTTTACGCAACAAAAAATATCAACATCCATCCCGAAAACGTCTTATGTTCCGGGTACAACCTCAGTGGAATTAGGTCAGGTTTTTCCTGGTTTTTTAACGCAGATTATGCGGGAAGGTTTTGTGGCTTTCGGAAAATCGATGAATGGCTATTTAACGAATGAGGCAATTCTGCATGCACCGGAAAGTCGTACCTCATCACCGGTTCGTATTCCGCGTGATAATTACACTCTGGAGCATTTACAGATAAAAGGTTTGTATCCTTGCGGAGAAGGTGCCGGATATGCCGGCGGGATTATTTCTGCTGCGATCGATGGTGAAAAATGTGCCCAGAAAGCGGCTGAAAGTATTGTAAGCTAG
- a CDS encoding S41 family peptidase, translating into MKSLFTILLVVTVLSGCRKAEQPIAPETKTYLKEVLTLLETKSVNRHKINWPQFKADVLSHADSNKDTHATIVYALQLLQDPNSSFNTPKTDDFDNDTAQPSTITETIPKNIGYLHLTGFPKDEDEIEMYRQHLIQQITAQDNRNVKGWIVDLRGNITGPLSPMLASIAPVLGNGTVGYFTDGNSSEPWIIENGKVQYGTTIIEDIYQFHQLKRNTPPVAVITDNTTRNSGEAIAVAFKSRPNTRSFGASTYGHTSTNETYTLSDGATLTITVAFFADRNQKEYRNGVTPDQESLPNQTIKAALTWLQKQK; encoded by the coding sequence ATGAAATCATTATTCACAATATTATTGGTAGTAACCGTATTATCCGGTTGCCGAAAAGCAGAACAGCCTATAGCTCCGGAAACCAAAACATACCTGAAAGAAGTACTTACTTTATTAGAAACGAAATCCGTAAACCGACATAAAATCAATTGGCCGCAATTTAAAGCCGATGTACTGTCACACGCTGATTCGAATAAAGACACGCATGCTACTATCGTATATGCCTTACAGCTATTACAGGATCCGAACAGTTCTTTTAACACGCCGAAAACAGACGATTTCGACAACGACACTGCACAACCGTCAACTATTACTGAAACGATCCCGAAAAATATAGGTTATCTGCATTTAACAGGGTTTCCAAAAGACGAAGATGAGATTGAAATGTACCGTCAACATCTGATTCAACAGATTACCGCACAGGACAATCGCAATGTAAAAGGTTGGATCGTTGATTTAAGAGGTAATATTACAGGCCCGCTCAGTCCGATGCTCGCCTCGATAGCTCCGGTTTTAGGTAACGGAACTGTTGGTTATTTTACAGACGGAAACTCTTCTGAACCGTGGATTATTGAAAACGGAAAAGTACAATACGGAACTACTATTATAGAAGACATCTACCAATTCCACCAATTAAAAAGGAATACTCCTCCGGTTGCTGTAATAACCGACAATACCACCCGAAATTCAGGAGAAGCTATAGCAGTAGCCTTTAAAAGCCGTCCCAACACCAGAAGTTTCGGAGCTAGTACATATGGCCACACTTCTACAAATGAAACCTATACGCTTTCAGACGGCGCTACACTAACAATTACCGTTGCATTTTTTGCTGATCGCAATCAAAAAGAATATCGAAACGGTGTTACACCCGATCAGGAAAGTTTACCCAACCAAACGATTAAAGCCGCTTTAACCTGGCTACAAAAACAAAAATAG
- a CDS encoding GNAT family N-acetyltransferase has protein sequence MNLNIRPYHSNDKSQLMTLIRLNIPDYFAPDEEADFEEYLEHHLDYYFVVEVDGIILGSGGFNRTEDLKTAKISWDLFHPDSQGKGLGSALTRFRIQEIQKLGGIQLISVRTSQLVYPFYEKFGFETKEIVKDFWDIGFDLVRMERPLFHPVDK, from the coding sequence ATGAATCTCAATATCCGTCCCTATCACAGCAACGACAAAAGTCAGCTTATGACTTTAATCCGTTTGAATATTCCTGACTATTTTGCTCCGGATGAAGAAGCCGATTTTGAGGAATACCTGGAACATCATCTCGACTATTATTTTGTGGTTGAAGTTGATGGCATCATTTTAGGCTCCGGCGGATTTAACCGAACAGAAGATCTGAAAACCGCTAAAATATCATGGGATCTCTTTCATCCGGACAGTCAAGGCAAAGGTCTCGGATCTGCTCTAACCCGATTCCGAATTCAGGAAATCCAGAAGTTAGGTGGCATTCAATTAATTTCAGTGCGAACCTCCCAATTAGTTTATCCGTTCTACGAAAAGTTCGGTTTCGAAACCAAAGAGATAGTCAAAGATTTTTGGGATATCGGTTTTGATCTGGTACGCATGGAGCGTCCGTTATTTCATCCGGTCGACAAATAA
- the idi gene encoding isopentenyl-diphosphate Delta-isomerase, which yields MIEEKVILVNENDEPIGLMPKMEAHEKAMLHRAFSVFVLNEKNEIMLQQRAHHKYHSPLLWTNTCCSHQREGENNIQAGSRRLQEEMGFTTELKELFSFIYKAPFDNGLTEHELDHVMIGYYNDVPQINPEEVESWKWMTIEAVKEDMERNPDIYTVWFKIIFDKFYHYLEAHKV from the coding sequence ATGATAGAAGAAAAAGTAATTTTAGTTAATGAAAACGACGAACCGATAGGGTTGATGCCGAAAATGGAAGCGCATGAAAAAGCGATGCTGCATCGTGCTTTCTCGGTATTTGTGCTGAATGAAAAAAACGAAATCATGCTGCAACAGCGAGCACATCACAAGTATCATTCGCCGTTATTGTGGACCAATACCTGTTGTAGTCATCAAAGGGAAGGGGAAAATAATATTCAGGCCGGATCAAGAAGATTACAGGAAGAGATGGGATTTACAACAGAATTGAAAGAGCTTTTTTCATTTATCTATAAAGCGCCTTTCGATAACGGATTAACGGAACATGAGCTGGATCACGTAATGATCGGATATTATAACGATGTACCGCAAATTAACCCGGAAGAAGTAGAAAGTTGGAAATGGATGACGATTGAAGCGGTTAAAGAAGATATGGAGCGCAATCCGGATATTTATACGGTTTGGTTTAAAATTATTTTTGACAAGTTTTATCATTATCTGGAAGCACATAAAGTTTAA
- a CDS encoding 6-pyruvoyl trahydropterin synthase family protein encodes MRVTVSRKAHFNAAHRLYRKDWTFEKNQSVFGKCNNPNYHGHNYELIVSVTGEIDTETGYVMDLGELATIIHQEVEEKLDHKNLNLDVPEFENLNPTAEHIAVVIWNKLRAKIASDKELEVVLYETPRNFVTYNGK; translated from the coding sequence ATGAGAGTAACTGTAAGCCGAAAAGCCCATTTTAATGCCGCACACCGATTGTACCGGAAAGATTGGACGTTTGAAAAAAATCAGTCCGTTTTCGGGAAATGTAACAATCCGAATTATCACGGCCATAATTATGAGCTCATTGTAAGTGTGACCGGAGAAATAGATACGGAAACAGGTTATGTAATGGATCTTGGGGAATTGGCAACAATCATTCATCAGGAAGTAGAAGAAAAGCTGGATCATAAAAATCTGAATCTGGATGTCCCGGAATTTGAAAATCTGAACCCGACGGCGGAACATATCGCAGTAGTGATCTGGAATAAACTCAGAGCCAAAATCGCGTCTGATAAAGAGCTGGAAGTAGTTTTATATGAAACACCGAGAAATTTTGTAACCTATAACGGAAAATAA
- a CDS encoding peroxiredoxin: protein MSLKVGDRIPEFETTDAKGEVFTINTVLGKKALVIYFYPKDDTPGCTKEACAFRDSYEDFLDLGAEVIGISGDSSASHEKFAARYNLPFILLADKGNKIRKQFGVPTNLLGLLPGRVTYVVDNKGVICSVFNSMNAAQHMPQALEVLKAMK, encoded by the coding sequence ATGAGTTTAAAAGTAGGCGACCGTATTCCGGAATTTGAAACAACCGATGCGAAAGGAGAAGTTTTTACGATAAACACTGTATTAGGAAAAAAAGCGTTGGTGATTTACTTTTATCCGAAAGATGATACACCGGGCTGTACAAAAGAAGCCTGTGCTTTTCGGGATAGCTATGAAGATTTTCTTGATCTCGGTGCCGAAGTGATCGGTATCAGCGGCGATAGTAGTGCTTCTCATGAAAAATTTGCCGCACGTTATAATTTACCTTTTATCTTATTGGCTGATAAAGGCAATAAAATCCGAAAACAATTTGGTGTTCCGACGAATTTACTCGGATTACTTCCCGGACGTGTTACTTATGTGGTAGATAACAAAGGCGTTATTTGTTCTGTCTTTAATAGTATGAATGCCGCACAACATATGCCGCAAGCACTCGAAGTGCTTAAAGCGATGAAATAA
- a CDS encoding type I phosphomannose isomerase catalytic subunit, with the protein MTINWYPLVFKPILKDRIWGGAKLSSLLHKDIISETTGESWEISTVPGDVSVVKNGALAGKSLNELLELAPEALLGEKVYSKFGKTFPLLFKFLDAKEDLSIQLHPNDELARKRHNSFGKTEMWYVMQADPDSRIIVGFEETSSPDEYLYHLEHKTLTKILKEIKVAPGDVFFLETGTIHAIGAGIVIAEIQQTSDITYRVYDWDRVDAQGKSRELHIELALDAIDYSVSDAKCKYAQTVNVSNPVIDCPYFTTNFIPLNGQQTFYKNGDSFTVLVCTKGTFSIMVNDVATAFREGDTILIPAVITDFQLSGEASLLEIFIS; encoded by the coding sequence ATGACAATAAATTGGTATCCGCTTGTTTTTAAACCCATTTTAAAAGATAGAATTTGGGGAGGAGCCAAATTATCCTCATTACTTCATAAAGATATTATATCGGAAACGACCGGTGAAAGCTGGGAAATTTCGACCGTTCCCGGTGATGTAAGCGTAGTAAAAAACGGTGCGTTGGCCGGAAAATCCCTGAACGAACTTTTAGAATTAGCTCCGGAAGCATTACTGGGAGAAAAAGTATATTCGAAATTCGGAAAAACATTTCCGTTGTTGTTTAAATTCCTTGACGCTAAAGAGGATTTATCGATTCAGTTGCACCCTAATGATGAATTGGCACGTAAACGGCATAATTCATTCGGGAAAACCGAAATGTGGTATGTTATGCAAGCCGATCCGGATTCCCGGATAATAGTAGGTTTTGAAGAAACTTCTTCGCCGGATGAATATCTGTATCATCTGGAACATAAAACACTGACCAAAATATTAAAAGAAATAAAAGTAGCTCCGGGTGATGTTTTCTTTTTGGAAACCGGAACGATACACGCTATCGGAGCAGGAATTGTAATCGCTGAAATTCAACAGACATCCGATATTACGTATCGTGTATACGATTGGGATCGCGTGGATGCACAAGGGAAATCAAGAGAGTTACATATCGAACTGGCATTGGATGCGATCGATTATTCAGTTTCGGATGCAAAATGTAAATATGCACAAACGGTTAATGTTTCCAATCCGGTTATTGACTGTCCTTATTTTACAACAAATTTTATCCCGTTAAACGGACAGCAGACTTTCTATAAGAATGGTGATTCCTTTACGGTTTTAGTTTGTACCAAAGGCACTTTTTCAATAATGGTCAATGATGTTGCCACTGCGTTCCGGGAAGGCGATACGATATTGATACCGGCAGTAATAACTGATTTTCAATTAAGCGGAGAAGCCTCATTGTTAGAAATATTCATTTCTTAA
- a CDS encoding DUF4369 domain-containing protein, with translation MRKTLITLCSLALLVTACKKDDATENSLHLTGTVNGLKQGKLYLKKIVDTSFVTIDSFTIKGNSDFESTIKIDSPEMYYLFIDRGTSNSKDNSLMFFAEPGNMTIKTDLKEFYAQAKVTGSKNNDLYEDYKKIKSRYTDEENQALSMTLFAQKMRDTKMLDSLRDRSDKLVIRRYLSAVNFAVNNAKYDVAPYIALTDIYDANIKYLDTIQKSLSPEVTRSHYGKLLQEYIGKRKQQEATTSAQ, from the coding sequence ATGAGAAAAACACTGATAACCTTATGTTCTTTAGCGCTATTAGTTACAGCCTGTAAAAAAGACGATGCGACCGAAAACAGCCTTCACCTTACAGGAACTGTAAACGGACTAAAGCAGGGTAAGTTATATCTGAAGAAAATAGTTGACACCTCTTTTGTTACAATAGACAGCTTTACCATTAAAGGAAATTCTGATTTCGAAAGCACTATTAAAATAGACTCACCGGAAATGTATTATCTGTTTATTGATCGTGGTACAAGTAATTCGAAAGACAACAGTCTGATGTTTTTTGCCGAACCGGGTAATATGACTATTAAAACCGATTTAAAAGAGTTTTATGCCCAAGCAAAGGTTACCGGATCAAAAAACAATGATTTGTATGAAGATTACAAAAAAATTAAGTCCCGTTATACTGACGAAGAGAACCAGGCTTTAAGTATGACATTATTTGCCCAGAAGATGCGGGATACAAAAATGTTGGACAGTCTTAGAGATCGTAGTGACAAACTGGTGATCAGACGTTACCTTAGCGCCGTTAATTTTGCCGTAAACAACGCTAAATATGATGTTGCACCTTATATAGCCTTAACCGACATCTATGACGCTAATATCAAATATCTGGATACCATTCAGAAATCGTTATCTCCGGAAGTAACCCGTTCGCATTACGGAAAATTATTACAGGAGTATATCGGCAAGCGCAAGCAACAAGAAGCTACAACTTCCGCACAATAA